The proteins below are encoded in one region of Clostridium fermenticellae:
- a CDS encoding Cof-type HAD-IIB family hydrolase produces MYKLLALDMDGTLLRKDKTISEENLRAIQKAKLNNVKIALATGRPMMGIKKYLNELGLITEDDYAITFNGAVIQNTKTNEIIDQNLITLNDVKYLYPLSKKLNVIMHVWSPDTCITEELNPYVKLEHRLNGTGIKLIKPDEINTSTPIVKVMFVKEESRLLEAMKHLPEEVYEKYTVFRSSPFFLEFLNKNANKGHGVQVLSQKLNIKRNEIICIGDAGNDIHMIKYAGLGVAMANGFDDTKRAADYITKSNEEDGVAYIINKFILNCE; encoded by the coding sequence ATGTATAAACTATTAGCACTTGATATGGACGGAACTCTATTAAGAAAAGATAAAACTATATCTGAAGAAAATCTAAGAGCCATTCAAAAAGCTAAATTAAATAACGTAAAAATTGCTTTAGCTACAGGCAGACCCATGATGGGTATTAAAAAATATTTAAACGAATTAGGTTTAATCACTGAAGATGATTATGCTATAACTTTTAACGGTGCTGTAATACAAAATACAAAAACGAACGAAATTATAGACCAAAACCTAATCACTTTAAATGATGTTAAATATTTATACCCCTTAAGCAAAAAATTAAATGTAATAATGCACGTTTGGTCGCCTGATACATGTATAACTGAAGAATTGAATCCATACGTAAAACTAGAACATCGTCTAAATGGAACTGGTATAAAATTAATTAAACCAGACGAAATAAATACTTCTACACCCATAGTCAAAGTAATGTTTGTCAAAGAAGAATCTCGTTTACTCGAAGCTATGAAACACCTGCCAGAAGAAGTTTATGAAAAATACACTGTATTTAGAAGTTCTCCTTTTTTTCTGGAATTTTTAAATAAGAACGCAAATAAAGGACATGGTGTACAAGTATTATCTCAAAAATTAAATATAAAAAGAAATGAGATTATTTGTATAGGTGACGCAGGTAATGACATACATATGATAAAATATGCCGGCCTCGGAGTTGCAATGGCAAATGGTTTCGATGATACTAAAAGAGCTGCTGATTATATAACAAAATCCAATGAAGAAGATGGGGTTGCTTACATAATAAATAAATTCATATTAAATTGTGAATGA
- the tsaB gene encoding tRNA (adenosine(37)-N6)-threonylcarbamoyltransferase complex dimerization subunit type 1 TsaB: protein MKILSLDSATESATCAIITDDKLLGEITFNYKKQHSVILMPIIDNLLKNLNLDINEIDGFVVSKGPGSFTGLRIGISTIKGLSHGTGKPFISVSSLDALAYNMAYTDGIICPIMDALRGNVYTALFTFSNGNLEKISDYMIISVEKLMSLIKKYNSPVCFIGDATYKYKKIIIQEMEDVLFAPNNLNVVKASALGEIGLKLLKSGSSDDLYTFSPLYIRKSQAEREYEKKLESKVNE, encoded by the coding sequence ATGAAAATTTTAAGTTTGGATTCAGCCACGGAATCAGCTACATGTGCAATAATTACCGATGATAAACTTTTAGGTGAGATAACCTTTAACTATAAAAAACAGCATTCGGTAATACTAATGCCAATAATAGATAATTTATTAAAGAATTTAAATTTAGATATAAATGAAATAGACGGTTTTGTTGTTTCAAAAGGTCCCGGTTCATTTACAGGCCTCAGAATAGGAATATCAACAATAAAAGGCTTATCTCATGGTACAGGAAAACCATTTATAAGTGTCTCTTCTTTAGATGCACTTGCTTACAATATGGCTTATACAGATGGAATCATATGTCCTATAATGGATGCATTAAGGGGAAATGTTTATACAGCTCTATTTACTTTTTCAAATGGAAATCTAGAAAAAATAAGTGATTACATGATAATTTCTGTTGAGAAATTAATGTCATTAATAAAAAAATATAATTCTCCAGTATGTTTCATAGGAGACGCAACATATAAATATAAAAAAATAATTATTCAAGAAATGGAGGATGTCCTCTTTGCTCCAAATAATCTTAATGTTGTAAAAGCATCTGCCCTTGGTGAAATAGGTTTAAAACTTTTAAAGTCAGGTTCAAGTGATGACTTATATACTTTTTCTCCACTTTACATAAGAAAGTCTCAGGCAGAAAGAGAATATGAAAAAAAGTTAGAGTCTAAAGTAAATGAATAG
- the trpS gene encoding tryptophan--tRNA ligase produces the protein MEEKKKVIFSGIQPSGNLTLGNYLGALKNWVKLQDENKYECYFCVVDLHAITVRQEPKDLRRRTLEVLAIYLAAGIDPKKTTLFIQSHVSTHSEAAWLLNCFTYIGEASRMTQFKDKSKRYGEAVSVGLLDYPILMAADILLYNADLVPVGKDQTQHLEMARNIAQRFNNLYSPTFVIPEGYIPEDGAKIMDLQEPTKKMSKSSDNPNSYILIMDQPEVIRRKINRCVTDSIGVVNYTDEQPGIKNLITILGAINGLKPEEIVEKYKGKGYSQFKEDVADAIVGELEPIQQKVQSFLSDKKYLENIYKSGAEKAYYVSNKVLRKMQKKIGFIPKA, from the coding sequence ATGGAAGAAAAAAAGAAGGTAATATTCAGTGGAATACAACCATCTGGAAATTTAACATTAGGTAATTATTTGGGAGCACTAAAAAATTGGGTAAAACTTCAGGATGAAAATAAATATGAATGCTATTTTTGTGTAGTTGATTTGCACGCAATAACTGTTAGGCAGGAACCTAAGGATTTAAGAAGAAGAACCTTAGAGGTACTGGCAATATATTTAGCAGCAGGAATAGATCCAAAGAAAACAACATTATTCATTCAATCCCATGTATCAACACATTCTGAAGCGGCATGGCTTTTAAATTGCTTCACATATATTGGAGAGGCATCCAGAATGACACAGTTTAAAGATAAGTCTAAAAGATATGGAGAAGCTGTTAGCGTTGGACTTTTAGATTATCCGATTCTAATGGCAGCAGATATATTACTTTATAATGCTGATTTAGTTCCTGTTGGAAAGGATCAGACGCAGCATCTTGAAATGGCAAGAAATATTGCACAAAGATTTAATAATTTATATAGTCCTACATTTGTTATACCAGAAGGTTATATACCAGAAGATGGAGCAAAAATAATGGATTTACAAGAGCCAACTAAAAAAATGTCTAAGTCATCAGATAACCCTAATAGCTATATACTTATAATGGATCAACCAGAAGTAATCAGAAGAAAGATAAATAGATGTGTTACAGATAGCATTGGTGTTGTAAATTACACAGATGAACAACCAGGAATAAAGAATTTGATTACTATATTAGGAGCTATAAATGGACTTAAACCAGAAGAAATAGTTGAAAAATATAAAGGAAAAGGATATTCACAATTTAAAGAAGATGTTGCAGATGCTATAGTAGGTGAACTTGAACCTATACAGCAAAAAGTACAAAGCTTCTTAAGTGATAAAAAGTATTTGGAGAATATATATAAATCGGGTGCAGAAAAAGCTTATTATGTTTCAAATAAAGTACTGAGAAAAATGCAGAAAAAGATAGGATTCATACCAAAGGCATAA
- a CDS encoding zinc-ribbon domain-containing protein, producing MADKTIVCKDCGKEFVFTEGEQEFYKEKGFENDPVRCPDCRKKRKTEKNRMRNR from the coding sequence ATGGCAGACAAGACTATAGTATGCAAAGACTGTGGAAAAGAATTCGTATTTACTGAAGGTGAGCAAGAATTCTATAAAGAAAAGGGATTTGAAAATGATCCTGTAAGATGTCCTGATTGTAGAAAGAAAAGAAAAACTGAAAAGAATAGAATGAGAAACAGATAA
- a CDS encoding desulfoferrodoxin: MTEIKQIYKCEVCGNVIEVVHQGKGTLICCGREMKLMDENTVDASHEKHVPVIEKIQDGVYVKVGEQEHSMEDGHYIEWIEVHTPNKICRKYLRPNEKPEAIFKVDSEVLCAREYCNVHGLWRK; encoded by the coding sequence TTGACAGAGATAAAGCAGATATACAAATGTGAAGTATGCGGAAATGTAATTGAAGTCGTTCACCAAGGGAAAGGTACTTTAATATGTTGTGGAAGAGAAATGAAACTTATGGATGAAAACACAGTTGATGCATCACATGAAAAACATGTTCCTGTTATAGAGAAAATTCAAGACGGGGTATATGTAAAAGTAGGAGAACAAGAACATTCAATGGAAGACGGCCATTACATTGAATGGATTGAAGTTCATACACCAAACAAAATTTGTAGAAAATATTTAAGACCAAATGAAAAACCTGAGGCGATATTCAAGGTGGATTCAGAAGTGTTATGTGCAAGAGAATACTGCAATGTACACGGTTTATGGAGAAAATAA
- the rimI gene encoding ribosomal protein S18-alanine N-acetyltransferase, with protein MNSNIEILSFKREHIESILIIDSLSFPTPWSRKSFESEIENNSFSRYLVAKKGSDIIGYAGMWIILDEAHITNIAVHPNYRGIGAGNMLLKSLIELCKIESVNCMTLEVRKSNIIAQNLYYKYGFIEEGIRKGYYRDNKEDALIMWKRNIMA; from the coding sequence ATGAATAGTAATATTGAAATACTCTCCTTTAAAAGAGAACATATTGAAAGCATACTTATAATAGACTCTTTAAGTTTTCCAACACCCTGGAGCAGGAAGTCATTTGAAAGCGAAATAGAAAACAACTCATTTTCGAGATATTTGGTTGCAAAAAAAGGTAGTGATATAATAGGCTATGCAGGAATGTGGATAATCTTAGATGAGGCCCATATAACAAATATAGCAGTACACCCAAATTACAGAGGTATTGGTGCAGGAAATATGCTTTTAAAGTCACTTATAGAACTTTGCAAGATAGAATCAGTCAACTGCATGACTTTAGAAGTCAGGAAATCTAATATCATTGCACAAAACCTTTATTATAAGTATGGTTTTATTGAGGAGGGCATAAGAAAAGGATACTACAGAGATAATAAAGAGGATGCCTTAATAATGTGGAAACGCAACATCATGGCATAA
- a CDS encoding helix-turn-helix domain-containing protein, translating to MDRKKFLNLLKKSEGPKLDFKRHIDMETDSGRKELAKDVCAIANSRGGRGYLIIGVEDKTKDIVGIDNLELGEEKVQQIISSRIDPPIPVYLEFIKYNDKNVAIINIYDGPQKPYQMRDNGAFYIRRGSTTDTMRKQEIVSALQDNFNLEPELCPISRSDMSCLDMKLVYKYFNSQTISINDKNEINLMENASIIYKDREYNRYMVTLGGLLVFSKINNIYIPYNMVKIVSKFNNDIDIIIQGDLLSILYKSDLALSKILPHSYPLSAVNEGIKNAVLYRDYTIYDKVIEVEVDYRSIVIKSPGVLIKNKSLNSVDYLKRNVWIYEKMITLDNKDVFLNSNNGFKRMRKAFRNKGRVYFVNSFKENEFKVIYPGVNKFK from the coding sequence ATGGATAGAAAGAAATTTTTAAATTTATTAAAGAAATCTGAGGGACCAAAACTTGATTTTAAGAGGCACATAGATATGGAAACAGATAGTGGAAGAAAAGAATTGGCCAAAGATGTTTGTGCAATTGCAAATTCAAGAGGGGGAAGGGGATACTTAATAATAGGAGTAGAAGATAAGACTAAAGATATAGTTGGCATTGATAATTTAGAACTTGGTGAAGAAAAAGTACAGCAGATAATAAGCTCTAGAATAGATCCACCAATACCAGTATATTTGGAATTTATAAAGTACAATGATAAGAATGTAGCTATTATAAATATTTATGATGGTCCACAAAAACCATATCAAATGAGAGACAATGGGGCATTTTATATAAGGAGAGGTTCAACAACAGATACTATGAGAAAACAAGAAATAGTTTCCGCATTACAGGATAATTTTAATTTAGAACCAGAATTATGCCCGATTTCGAGAAGTGATATGTCATGTTTGGATATGAAGCTTGTATATAAATATTTTAATTCTCAGACAATCAGTATAAATGATAAAAATGAAATTAATCTTATGGAAAATGCGTCTATAATATATAAGGATAGGGAATATAATAGATATATGGTTACTCTTGGAGGACTTCTTGTATTTTCAAAAATAAATAATATATATATACCATACAATATGGTTAAGATTGTAAGTAAATTCAATAACGATATTGATATTATAATTCAAGGAGATTTATTATCTATACTTTATAAAAGTGATTTAGCACTAAGCAAGATACTTCCACATTCATATCCGCTTAGCGCAGTTAATGAAGGAATAAAAAATGCTGTGCTTTATAGAGATTATACTATTTATGATAAGGTGATAGAAGTGGAAGTAGATTATAGAAGTATTGTTATAAAGAGTCCCGGTGTGTTAATAAAAAATAAAAGTTTAAATTCTGTTGACTATTTAAAACGAAATGTATGGATATATGAAAAGATGATAACTCTTGATAATAAGGATGTATTCTTAAATTCAAATAATGGATTTAAAAGAATGAGAAAGGCATTTAGAAATAAGGGAAGAGTATATTTTGTAAATTCTTTTAAAGAAAATGAATTTAAGGTTATATACCCTGGAGTGAATAAATTTAAATAG
- a CDS encoding peptide chain release factor 3 yields MADLIKEIDRRRTFAIISHPDAGKTTLTEKLLLYGGAIRLAGSVKARKSSKHAVSDWMEIEKQRGISVTSSVMQFNYNGFCINILDTPGHQDFSEDTYRTLMAADSAVMVIDAAKGVEEQTKKLFHVCSLRGIPIFTFINKMDRESKDPFELLEDIENTLEIKSYPMNWPIGSGSGFKGVYDRNKNLVELFNGGNHGQTEVESIEGNVEDDVFKDLLGDSLHDKLKEDIELLDVAGDEFDIKKVRNASLTPVFFGSALTNFGVEPFLEKFLKLTTPPLARQTDQGEIEVYDNNFSAFVFKIQANMNPAHRDRIAFMRICSGKFKKGMEVFHVQGKNKVKLAQPQQFLAQDREIVEEAYAGDIIGVFDPGIFRIGDTLCTGPKKFKFEGIPVFAPEHFARVKTIDTMKRKQFIKGITEISEEGAIQVFKELNIGIEEIIVGVVGVLQFEVLEYRMKHEYNVDVKIEGLSYRYIRWVEDLNDSIDNIVTTSDTKLVKDLSDRDILIFQSEWAIGWALEHNKGLTLSDIGKSE; encoded by the coding sequence GTGGCAGATTTAATTAAGGAAATTGATAGAAGAAGAACTTTTGCTATAATATCTCATCCGGATGCAGGTAAAACAACTTTGACCGAGAAGTTGCTTTTATACGGGGGCGCTATAAGACTCGCAGGTTCTGTTAAGGCAAGAAAATCATCAAAGCATGCTGTATCTGATTGGATGGAGATAGAAAAACAGAGGGGAATTTCAGTTACGTCTTCTGTTATGCAATTTAATTATAATGGGTTTTGTATAAATATATTGGACACACCAGGACATCAGGATTTTAGTGAAGATACATATAGGACACTAATGGCAGCTGATAGTGCTGTCATGGTAATCGATGCTGCAAAGGGAGTAGAGGAACAGACTAAAAAATTATTCCATGTATGCAGTTTAAGAGGCATACCTATTTTTACATTTATAAATAAGATGGATAGAGAAAGTAAGGATCCGTTTGAATTACTTGAAGATATAGAGAATACTTTGGAAATAAAATCATATCCAATGAACTGGCCTATAGGTTCAGGATCAGGATTTAAAGGTGTATATGATAGAAATAAAAATTTGGTTGAATTGTTTAACGGAGGAAATCATGGGCAAACTGAAGTTGAATCAATAGAGGGTAATGTAGAGGATGATGTATTTAAGGATTTACTTGGCGATTCCCTTCATGACAAATTGAAAGAAGATATAGAACTTTTAGATGTAGCTGGAGATGAGTTTGATATAAAAAAGGTCAGGAATGCTTCTTTAACACCTGTGTTTTTTGGAAGTGCATTAACTAATTTTGGAGTAGAGCCATTCCTAGAAAAATTTTTAAAACTTACAACACCACCTCTAGCAAGACAGACAGATCAGGGTGAAATTGAAGTATATGATAATAATTTTTCAGCATTTGTATTTAAAATACAGGCTAATATGAATCCTGCTCACAGAGACAGGATTGCTTTTATGAGAATATGCTCAGGAAAGTTTAAGAAGGGTATGGAGGTTTTCCATGTTCAGGGTAAGAACAAGGTGAAACTCGCACAGCCACAACAATTTTTGGCGCAGGATAGAGAAATAGTAGAGGAAGCTTATGCAGGAGACATAATAGGTGTTTTTGATCCAGGAATTTTTAGAATAGGCGACACATTATGCACAGGCCCTAAAAAATTTAAATTTGAAGGAATACCGGTATTTGCGCCAGAGCACTTTGCAAGAGTAAAGACAATAGACACAATGAAGAGAAAACAATTTATAAAGGGAATAACAGAAATTTCTGAGGAAGGTGCTATTCAGGTTTTTAAAGAACTTAATATAGGTATAGAAGAAATAATTGTAGGTGTTGTAGGAGTTCTCCAGTTTGAAGTCCTTGAATACAGGATGAAGCATGAATATAATGTTGATGTAAAAATAGAGGGGCTTTCCTATAGGTATATAAGATGGGTAGAAGATTTGAATGATAGTATTGATAATATAGTTACAACTAGTGATACTAAACTCGTTAAAGATTTAAGTGATAGAGATATACTGATATTTCAGAGTGAATGGGCGATAGGCTGGGCGCTTGAGCATAATAAAGGGCTTACACTCTCTGATATTGGGAAATCGGAATAA
- a CDS encoding ECF transporter S component produces the protein MENRNLTYSSIKIRDIVQVSLMAALTYIATAVINIPSGVLVRGVVHLGDSMVFVSAIILGRKKAFLSSGIGMGLFDLLSPYAIWAPFSFFIKGIMAYIASSIAYRKEYDGKNIYNNIFGFLMAGIWMVVAYYISGSYIAHFTMNVNLKTAFVLTMTHIPGDILQVVAGTIIAVPLSRVLKKANIIRNK, from the coding sequence ATGGAGAACAGGAATTTAACGTACAGTAGTATTAAAATAAGAGATATAGTACAGGTATCCCTTATGGCAGCATTAACTTATATTGCAACAGCTGTCATAAACATACCAAGTGGTGTTCTTGTGAGGGGCGTTGTACATTTGGGCGATTCAATGGTTTTTGTTAGTGCTATAATTTTAGGCAGAAAAAAAGCATTTTTATCATCAGGAATCGGAATGGGATTATTTGATTTACTTTCACCATATGCAATATGGGCACCATTTTCGTTTTTTATAAAAGGAATAATGGCTTATATTGCATCATCTATTGCTTATAGAAAAGAATATGATGGAAAAAATATATATAATAATATATTTGGATTTTTGATGGCTGGTATATGGATGGTAGTTGCTTATTATATATCCGGTTCATATATAGCTCATTTTACAATGAATGTAAATTTAAAAACAGCATTTGTGCTAACGATGACGCACATACCTGGCGATATTCTTCAAGTGGTAGCAGGGACAATAATTGCAGTACCTCTATCGAGAGTATTAAAAAAAGCAAATATTATAAGAAATAAATAA
- a CDS encoding phosphatase PAP2 family protein, whose protein sequence is MLTLSKNSSMKVSMTILSKIWNLIDNYYYIPIGLYCLYKAVKIALHSNAGADYKAYMFILAFAALTAYSDLRKDVKWIPFLVLTVPFMLFVSYACVHGYSFWGKILSWQISKKIVVDLNPIFQQIPFNDGSIFRIYKPETLTWILRMIYNNGFVIPLLIPLYRAVICKDFKKAIRYALSGHLLQIFLISPFYLTFHLQEVWYVLGQPDGLARHLGPQAAAGVTLNCFPSMHTSIAFAMFLVVMREKNKLFKYVWGLFCLSVIFSTLYLEIHWVLDVIGGLILAYVTVKLVDIILDKGKAIISRPLNNIYYKNKVTSSTVIKNYYLDTL, encoded by the coding sequence ATGTTAACTCTAAGTAAAAATTCATCTATGAAAGTATCCATGACCATTCTATCTAAGATTTGGAACTTAATCGATAATTACTATTATATCCCGATAGGGTTATATTGTCTATATAAGGCTGTAAAAATAGCATTACATTCAAATGCCGGAGCTGACTACAAAGCATACATGTTTATATTGGCATTTGCAGCTTTGACAGCTTATTCTGATCTCCGAAAAGATGTGAAATGGATTCCATTTTTAGTTTTGACTGTACCCTTTATGCTCTTTGTGTCATATGCATGCGTACATGGTTATTCATTCTGGGGAAAAATATTAAGCTGGCAAATAAGTAAAAAAATAGTTGTAGATTTAAACCCTATATTTCAGCAAATACCTTTTAATGACGGCAGTATTTTTAGAATATACAAACCAGAAACCCTTACCTGGATATTAAGAATGATATACAATAATGGTTTTGTTATTCCTCTACTCATTCCATTATATAGGGCAGTTATATGTAAGGATTTTAAAAAAGCAATTAGATATGCCTTATCAGGGCATTTATTACAAATATTTTTAATATCTCCTTTTTATTTGACATTCCACTTGCAGGAGGTTTGGTATGTACTTGGTCAACCTGATGGTTTAGCAAGACATTTAGGTCCTCAAGCTGCAGCTGGTGTTACACTTAATTGTTTTCCTTCTATGCATACATCCATAGCATTTGCAATGTTTCTTGTTGTTATGCGTGAAAAAAACAAATTATTTAAGTATGTATGGGGTCTATTTTGTTTAAGCGTAATATTCTCAACCTTATATTTAGAGATCCATTGGGTATTAGACGTTATTGGAGGATTAATTCTAGCTTACGTAACAGTTAAATTGGTTGATATAATATTGGACAAAGGTAAGGCTATTATAAGCAGACCTCTTAACAATATTTATTATAAAAATAAAGTCACATCATCCACTGTAATAAAAAATTATTACCTTGATACACTTTAA